A section of the Vibrio vulnificus CMCP6 genome encodes:
- a CDS encoding ABC transporter ATP-binding protein: MATLELKQIRKTYPKADQETLKGIDISIESGEFLILVGPSGCGKSTLMNTIAGLENISSGEIVIDGVDVAQVEPKDRDIAMVFQSYALYPNMTVRGNIEFGLKIRKMPQSEIDAEVQRVAEMLQIDHLLDRKPSQLSGGQRQRVAMGRALARRPKLYLFDEPLSNLDAKLRVEMRHQIKRLHQKLNTTIVYVTHDQIEAMTLADRIAVMKDGILQQLGTPQEIYNQPANMFVAGFMGSPSMNFISTMVDLNSEDHPVIKVSGECGQEHHIKLPASMREQDGKRVVIGLRPEHISDKPSDDQSASTCLDLKLEVLEPTGPDTIAMIKVNQQEVACRLSPELQAKAGESASLYFDLSKAVYFDAESQQRIEFH; the protein is encoded by the coding sequence ATGGCAACTCTAGAACTCAAACAGATCCGCAAAACCTACCCAAAAGCGGACCAAGAAACCTTAAAAGGCATTGATATCAGCATCGAATCTGGTGAGTTTCTCATCCTGGTGGGTCCGTCAGGGTGTGGTAAGTCCACCTTGATGAACACCATTGCGGGGTTAGAAAACATTTCTTCCGGTGAAATTGTGATTGATGGTGTCGATGTGGCGCAAGTGGAACCGAAAGATCGCGACATCGCGATGGTGTTTCAGTCTTACGCGCTGTATCCCAATATGACGGTGCGTGGCAACATCGAATTTGGCTTGAAGATCCGCAAAATGCCACAAAGCGAGATCGATGCGGAAGTGCAACGTGTGGCCGAAATGCTGCAAATTGACCACCTTTTGGATCGCAAACCGTCTCAGCTATCTGGTGGTCAGCGCCAGCGTGTGGCGATGGGGCGTGCATTAGCGCGTCGTCCTAAGCTCTATCTGTTTGATGAGCCGCTTTCAAACCTGGATGCCAAATTGCGTGTGGAAATGCGCCATCAAATCAAACGGCTGCACCAAAAGCTCAATACCACCATCGTTTACGTAACCCACGATCAGATCGAGGCGATGACGCTGGCAGACCGTATCGCGGTGATGAAAGATGGCATCTTGCAGCAGCTCGGCACACCACAGGAGATCTACAACCAACCGGCGAATATGTTTGTGGCGGGCTTCATGGGGTCGCCGTCGATGAACTTTATTTCCACTATGGTCGATCTCAACAGTGAAGATCATCCAGTGATTAAGGTGAGTGGTGAGTGTGGTCAGGAGCATCACATCAAACTGCCTGCCTCCATGCGTGAGCAAGATGGCAAACGCGTGGTGATTGGTTTGCGTCCAGAGCACATTTCCGACAAGCCAAGCGATGATCAGAGCGCGTCGACGTGTTTGGATTTGAAACTGGAAGTGTTGGAACCGACAGGGCCAGACACGATTGCGATGATTAAAGTGAATCAACAGGAAGTGGCGTGTCGCCTCTCTCCTGAACTGCAAGCGAAGGCGGGGGAAAGTGCATCGCTCTACTTCGACTTGTCCAAAGCGGTCTATTTTGATGCCGAATCACAACAACGAATAGAGTTTCACTGA
- a CDS encoding carbohydrate ABC transporter permease: MNSSVNMARWFIYGALVFFCLVYLMPLFVMVITSFKTLPDIKAGNLMSLPQEWVFDAWYKAWNGACTGVKCEGVKGYFWNSFQMVIPAVAISTLLGAFNGYVVTKWQFRGSNLFFSLLLFGCFIPFQVILLPMAAVLGKLGLANTTTGLVLVHVIYGMAFTTLFFRNFYISVPDELIKAAKLDGAGFFTIFFKILLPISTPIIMVTVIWQFTAIWNDFLFGVVYSGSETQPITVALNNLVNTSTGVKEYNVDMAAAIIAALPTLLVYVLAGKYFVRGLTAGSVKG; the protein is encoded by the coding sequence ATGAACTCTTCAGTGAACATGGCCCGATGGTTTATTTACGGCGCATTGGTCTTTTTCTGCCTGGTCTATTTGATGCCGCTGTTTGTCATGGTGATCACCTCGTTTAAAACCTTGCCAGACATTAAGGCCGGTAACTTAATGAGCTTGCCACAAGAGTGGGTGTTTGACGCTTGGTACAAAGCGTGGAATGGCGCCTGTACTGGGGTGAAATGTGAAGGGGTAAAGGGCTACTTTTGGAACTCGTTTCAAATGGTGATCCCTGCCGTGGCCATTTCGACTTTGCTTGGGGCGTTCAATGGCTATGTCGTCACCAAATGGCAATTTCGTGGCTCTAACCTGTTTTTCAGCTTGTTGCTGTTTGGCTGCTTCATTCCTTTCCAAGTGATCTTGCTGCCGATGGCCGCGGTGCTTGGCAAGCTCGGTTTAGCCAATACCACCACCGGCTTGGTACTGGTGCATGTTATCTACGGCATGGCGTTTACCACACTGTTTTTCCGCAACTTTTACATCAGTGTGCCTGATGAGTTGATCAAAGCTGCCAAGCTCGATGGCGCAGGATTTTTTACCATCTTCTTCAAAATCCTTCTGCCTATTTCAACCCCCATCATTATGGTGACGGTGATTTGGCAGTTTACTGCGATTTGGAATGACTTCCTGTTTGGCGTGGTGTATTCCGGCTCAGAAACCCAACCGATCACGGTGGCGCTGAACAACTTGGTCAACACCAGTACTGGGGTGAAAGAGTACAACGTGGACATGGCAGCGGCGATCATTGCGGCGTTACCAACGCTGTTGGTGTATGTGTTGGCGGGTAAATATTTTGTACGCGGGTTAACTGCGGGATCAGTAAAAGGATAA
- a CDS encoding carbohydrate ABC transporter permease, which produces MEHILSGPTSKIAPKPSLADRLQHWLPKLVLAPTMLVTVVCIYGFIFWTAALSMTNSRFLPSFKFVGFDQYAKLMENDRWVTSITNLGIFGVLFIAIAIVLGVGLAILLDQNIRQEGAIRTIYLYPMALSFIVTGTAWKWILNPGLGIEKLLNDWGWTTFKFDWLVNSEMSVYTLVIAAVWQSSGFVMAMFLAGLRGIDSSIIKAAQIDGASLPTIYWKIILPCLRPVFFSAVIITSHIAIKSFDLVTAMTAGGPGYSSDLPALFMYAHSFTRGQIGLGAASAMMMLGGILAILVPYLYSELREKRA; this is translated from the coding sequence ATGGAGCATATTTTGAGTGGGCCAACGAGCAAAATCGCACCAAAACCTTCGCTAGCTGATCGCTTGCAACACTGGTTACCGAAACTGGTGTTAGCGCCGACCATGCTAGTGACGGTGGTGTGTATCTACGGATTTATTTTTTGGACAGCGGCGCTTTCCATGACTAACTCCCGTTTTCTACCCAGTTTTAAGTTTGTTGGTTTTGACCAATATGCCAAATTGATGGAAAACGACCGCTGGGTAACGTCGATTACTAACCTAGGTATTTTTGGCGTTCTTTTCATTGCGATTGCCATCGTCTTGGGTGTCGGTCTGGCCATTTTGTTGGATCAAAACATCCGTCAGGAAGGGGCAATTCGCACCATTTACCTCTATCCCATGGCGCTGTCGTTCATTGTGACTGGTACGGCGTGGAAGTGGATTTTGAACCCAGGATTGGGGATAGAAAAACTGTTGAACGATTGGGGATGGACAACCTTTAAATTTGACTGGTTGGTGAACTCGGAGATGTCGGTTTACACCTTAGTGATTGCTGCGGTTTGGCAATCGTCCGGTTTTGTTATGGCGATGTTTCTCGCGGGTTTGCGTGGTATTGATTCCTCGATCATCAAAGCGGCGCAAATTGATGGCGCGAGCCTACCGACCATCTATTGGAAAATCATTCTGCCGTGTTTGCGTCCGGTGTTCTTTAGCGCGGTGATCATCACCTCGCACATCGCGATTAAGAGTTTCGACTTGGTCACTGCGATGACCGCTGGAGGACCGGGCTATTCATCGGATTTACCTGCGCTCTTTATGTACGCTCATTCGTTTACTCGCGGGCAAATCGGCTTAGGTGCCGCCAGTGCGATGATGATGTTAGGGGGCATTCTGGCCATCTTGGTGCCGTATCTTTATTCCGAGCTTAGGGAGAAGCGCGCATGA
- a CDS encoding ABC transporter substrate-binding protein, which yields MKMKKTLLTLSLISAASFAQAGEVEVLHWWTAGGEAKSAAVLKQMLEQQGHTWKDFAVAGGGGESAMTVLKTRAVSGNPPSAAQIKGHDIQEWGGLGFLTSLDATAKQENWDGILPSVVTKVMKFDGEYVAVPVNVHRVNWLWANPDVLKKSGVSLPTTLDEFFDAADKIKAAGFIPLAHGGQPWQDATVFEAVALDVLGSEDYNKAFVDLDMNVLSGDKMVEVFTKFKKMRDYIDSNAPGRDWNVATSMVINGEAAMQIMGDWAKGEFSAAGKVPGKDYICAPAPGTAGQFTFNIDSFAFFELSDKANQKAQQDLARTILTKEFQEVFNLNKGSIPVRLDMDMSKFDQCALDSMATFKASAKSGDLVPSMAHGLSTTSYAQGAIYDVVTNFFNDSKADPKEAAQKLAKAVKAAI from the coding sequence ATGAAAATGAAGAAAACCCTACTTACCCTCTCTCTTATTTCTGCTGCCTCTTTTGCACAAGCAGGCGAAGTAGAAGTGCTGCACTGGTGGACGGCAGGTGGCGAGGCGAAATCCGCTGCCGTACTCAAACAAATGCTTGAACAGCAAGGTCACACTTGGAAAGATTTTGCGGTTGCCGGCGGTGGTGGCGAATCTGCCATGACGGTACTGAAAACCCGTGCGGTTTCAGGCAACCCTCCGTCTGCTGCTCAAATTAAAGGACACGATATTCAGGAATGGGGTGGGTTAGGTTTCCTCACTTCTCTCGATGCGACAGCGAAACAAGAAAACTGGGATGGCATCTTGCCTTCCGTTGTCACTAAGGTGATGAAATTTGATGGTGAATACGTGGCTGTGCCTGTCAACGTTCACCGTGTTAACTGGCTATGGGCAAACCCTGATGTATTGAAAAAATCGGGTGTGAGCTTACCAACTACCTTGGATGAGTTCTTTGACGCAGCGGACAAAATCAAAGCGGCGGGCTTTATTCCTCTTGCTCACGGTGGCCAACCTTGGCAAGACGCGACCGTGTTTGAAGCGGTGGCACTGGATGTGTTAGGCAGCGAAGATTACAACAAAGCGTTTGTCGATCTGGACATGAACGTCTTGTCTGGTGACAAGATGGTGGAAGTGTTCACTAAGTTCAAAAAAATGCGTGATTACATCGACAGCAATGCGCCGGGACGTGATTGGAACGTGGCGACCTCCATGGTCATCAATGGTGAAGCGGCGATGCAAATCATGGGTGACTGGGCAAAAGGTGAGTTTAGCGCTGCGGGCAAAGTACCGGGCAAAGACTACATTTGTGCCCCAGCGCCGGGAACGGCTGGCCAGTTTACCTTCAACATCGACAGCTTTGCTTTCTTTGAACTGAGCGACAAAGCCAATCAAAAAGCCCAGCAAGATTTGGCTCGCACCATCTTGACCAAAGAGTTCCAAGAAGTGTTCAACCTCAACAAAGGCTCGATTCCAGTTCGCTTGGATATGGACATGAGTAAGTTTGATCAATGTGCGCTTGACTCGATGGCGACCTTCAAAGCCAGCGCGAAGTCGGGTGATCTCGTGCCAAGTATGGCGCATGGCCTCTCAACCACCAGTTACGCACAAGGTGCGATCTACGATGTGGTGACCAACTTCTTTAACGACAGCAAGGCGGATCCAAAAGAAGCTGCACAGAAACTGGCGAAAGCCGTGAAAGCAGCGATCTAA
- a CDS encoding ATP-binding protein, whose product MKRFRPNSLVARTLLLTLLAVVIAQGIATAIWYSESKQKELQGIRSASESMAGMFASTVTFFQSLPVRYRHIVLDQIRNMGGTRFFVSFNKQKLTVEPIADTPLKLASVLAVESVLQQKLTKVASISVDFSHPQNLRLLKDDIYLHDLPKSWAHHTLTLEPINPPVLVVQIELESHEWIYIAALLPAPYLTLDDTILGREQILFLFFSTTLLLVLTYTMIRRQVKPLKRLAKAANEMSINIEQPPLQEEGASELVTATRAFNRMQQRIRRYVADREHLFSAISHDLKTPITRLRIRAELLEDDTKRSKFNRDLDDLEMMVKGALQCVRDTDLHENNDYIDLNAMIEHVIDTYNQHDTKVHFRPIIMEPMVAKPLAIKRVLTNLIDNAVKYGEQAVVTLEHSEEWIYVTIDDQGPGIAEAQLEAVFEPYFRLAKDSEGHGLGLGICRNILHGHGGDLIISNLPQGGLRAQVLIPKGLEV is encoded by the coding sequence ATGAAGAGGTTTCGCCCCAACTCCTTGGTTGCCAGAACGCTGTTGCTCACCTTGCTCGCGGTGGTGATAGCTCAAGGGATCGCCACCGCTATCTGGTATAGCGAGTCCAAACAGAAAGAGCTGCAAGGCATTCGCTCTGCGTCGGAAAGCATGGCGGGCATGTTTGCCTCGACGGTGACCTTTTTCCAATCCTTACCCGTGCGTTATCGTCATATCGTGCTGGATCAGATCCGCAATATGGGCGGCACGCGCTTTTTCGTCTCTTTCAATAAACAGAAGCTGACTGTTGAGCCGATTGCCGATACACCGTTAAAACTGGCTTCGGTGCTGGCTGTCGAAAGCGTGCTGCAGCAAAAACTCACCAAGGTTGCCTCAATCTCCGTTGACTTCTCGCATCCGCAAAATTTACGTTTGCTGAAAGACGATATCTATCTGCATGACCTACCCAAATCGTGGGCGCACCACACGCTTACTTTGGAGCCGATCAATCCCCCCGTGTTGGTGGTGCAAATTGAGTTAGAAAGTCACGAGTGGATCTACATTGCCGCGCTGCTTCCCGCACCTTATTTGACCTTAGATGACACCATTTTAGGGCGTGAGCAGATCTTGTTTCTCTTCTTCTCAACCACGCTATTGTTAGTGTTGACTTACACCATGATCCGTCGCCAGGTGAAGCCGCTCAAGCGCTTAGCCAAAGCGGCCAATGAAATGAGCATCAATATCGAGCAGCCGCCGTTGCAAGAGGAAGGAGCGAGTGAGCTGGTGACAGCCACGCGCGCGTTTAATCGCATGCAGCAGCGTATTCGCCGTTATGTGGCAGACCGAGAGCATCTTTTTTCCGCCATTTCTCACGATCTCAAAACGCCGATCACCCGTTTGCGCATTCGAGCCGAGTTGCTCGAAGATGACACCAAACGCAGCAAGTTCAATCGCGATCTCGATGATTTAGAGATGATGGTCAAAGGGGCGCTGCAGTGTGTGCGCGATACCGATTTGCATGAGAACAACGACTACATCGATCTCAATGCGATGATCGAGCATGTGATTGATACCTATAATCAGCACGATACTAAGGTCCATTTTCGTCCTATCATCATGGAGCCTATGGTGGCCAAGCCTCTGGCGATAAAGCGAGTGCTCACCAATTTGATCGACAACGCGGTGAAATATGGTGAACAAGCGGTGGTGACACTCGAACACAGTGAGGAGTGGATTTACGTCACCATTGATGACCAAGGGCCGGGAATTGCGGAAGCGCAATTAGAGGCCGTGTTTGAACCTTATTTCCGCTTAGCAAAGGACAGTGAAGGGCATGGATTAGGCTTAGGTATCTGCCGAAACATCTTACACGGACATGGTGGAGATCTCATTATTAGCAATCTGCCGCAGGGTGGTTTACGTGCGCAAGTGCTGATTCCTAAAGGGCTGGAAGTGTAA
- a CDS encoding response regulator has translation MQDVTRILVVDDDSEIRELLDEYLSRNGYQVATVADGHQLKHYLAENGYPELVLLDIMLPGEDGFSLCQFMRRESTVPIIMLTAVSEETDQIIGLEIGADDYIAKPFNPRHLVARIKAVLRRVHVTQEKPSDTLPKQIVFGDWRLDTLAHRIVHQENGQQHELSGSDFALLMLFLTHPDEILDRDTISYATKGRESLPFERGIDVQLSRLRQRLGDSARYPHYIKTMRGNGYILSVPVSYEH, from the coding sequence ATGCAGGATGTAACTCGAATTTTAGTGGTGGACGACGATAGCGAAATTCGCGAACTGCTGGATGAGTATTTGAGCCGCAACGGATACCAAGTGGCCACGGTGGCGGATGGGCATCAGTTAAAACACTACCTTGCAGAAAACGGCTATCCAGAATTAGTCCTGCTCGACATCATGCTTCCCGGTGAAGACGGTTTCAGCCTGTGCCAATTTATGCGCCGTGAATCGACTGTGCCGATCATCATGCTCACGGCGGTCTCGGAAGAGACAGACCAAATCATCGGTTTGGAGATTGGTGCCGATGATTACATTGCCAAGCCCTTTAACCCACGCCATTTGGTGGCGCGCATCAAAGCGGTTTTACGCCGCGTGCACGTCACGCAGGAGAAGCCAAGTGACACGCTGCCAAAGCAGATTGTTTTTGGTGATTGGCGGTTGGATACGTTAGCACACCGCATTGTTCATCAAGAAAATGGCCAGCAACACGAACTGTCAGGCAGTGATTTCGCTTTGCTGATGCTGTTTTTGACCCATCCCGATGAAATCCTCGATCGTGACACCATTTCTTATGCCACTAAGGGGCGTGAGTCGTTGCCTTTTGAGCGCGGTATTGATGTTCAACTGTCACGTTTGCGTCAACGCCTGGGCGACAGTGCACGCTACCCACACTACATCAAAACCATGCGCGGTAATGGCTATATTTTATCGGTGCCTGTTAGCTACGAACATTGA
- a CDS encoding protein adenylyltransferase SelO: MSLWSSVKFAQRYAQLPKVFYRLVTPQPLDNNRWVIWNGELAQGFALPKHADDPQLLSVFSGAEPFSAFKPLAMKYAGHQFGVYNPDLGDGRGLLLGEMQNQQGQWFDIHLKGAGLTPFSRMGDGRAVLRSTLREYLCSEAMAALGIETTRALGMMVSDTPVYREQVEQGACLIRLAQTHIRFGHFEHFFYTEQYDELRLLADNVIEWYMPECTAHDKPYLAMFEQVVARTATMIAQWQAVGFAHGVMNTDNMSILGQTFDYGPFGFLDDYEPGYICNHSDYQGRYAFDQQPRVALWNLSALAHALSPLIERDDLELALAQYEPTLGKVFSQLMRQKLGLLSQQEGDSELFNAMFALLAENHTDYTRFFRTLSQLDREDEQTVIDLFIDRDAAHGWLSRYLERVAMEQTASGEAKSAQQRCEQMRAVNPKYILRNYLAQQAIDKAQQGDFSEVHTLAKLLKNPYDEQAEMEAYAHLPPEWGKKMVISCSS; this comes from the coding sequence ATGTCTCTTTGGTCGTCGGTGAAATTTGCTCAACGCTACGCTCAACTCCCCAAGGTATTTTATCGTTTGGTGACCCCTCAACCGCTCGACAATAACCGTTGGGTCATTTGGAATGGTGAACTCGCCCAAGGGTTTGCGTTACCCAAGCACGCTGACGATCCACAACTGCTCTCTGTTTTCTCCGGTGCGGAGCCGTTTTCTGCCTTCAAGCCCTTAGCGATGAAATACGCTGGCCATCAGTTTGGGGTGTACAACCCAGATTTAGGTGATGGAAGAGGCTTACTGCTGGGCGAAATGCAAAACCAGCAGGGGCAGTGGTTCGATATTCATCTTAAAGGCGCAGGGCTGACGCCATTTTCTCGCATGGGAGATGGCCGAGCGGTGCTGCGTTCCACCCTTCGTGAATACCTCTGCAGCGAAGCGATGGCCGCTCTTGGCATCGAGACAACGCGCGCGTTGGGCATGATGGTGAGCGACACGCCCGTCTATCGTGAGCAAGTCGAGCAGGGCGCTTGTTTGATTCGTCTTGCCCAAACGCACATCCGCTTTGGTCATTTCGAGCATTTTTTCTATACCGAACAATATGATGAGTTGCGCCTTCTCGCTGACAATGTCATCGAATGGTACATGCCTGAGTGCACCGCACACGACAAACCGTATTTGGCGATGTTTGAACAAGTGGTGGCGCGCACAGCGACCATGATTGCCCAGTGGCAGGCGGTGGGGTTTGCTCATGGGGTGATGAACACCGACAACATGTCGATTTTGGGTCAAACCTTCGATTACGGTCCGTTTGGTTTCCTCGATGATTATGAACCAGGTTACATCTGTAACCACTCTGATTATCAAGGCCGTTACGCGTTTGACCAACAGCCTCGTGTGGCACTGTGGAATCTCTCTGCACTGGCGCATGCCTTATCACCCTTAATTGAACGTGACGACTTGGAACTGGCCTTGGCTCAGTACGAACCGACACTCGGTAAGGTGTTTAGTCAATTGATGAGGCAAAAGCTCGGTTTGCTTAGCCAGCAAGAGGGAGACAGCGAGCTATTTAACGCCATGTTTGCTTTGTTGGCGGAGAATCACACCGACTACACGCGCTTCTTTCGTACCCTTTCTCAACTCGATAGGGAGGATGAACAAACGGTGATCGATCTGTTTATTGACCGAGACGCCGCCCATGGTTGGCTAAGCCGTTACCTTGAACGGGTGGCGATGGAGCAAACCGCCTCTGGAGAGGCGAAATCTGCCCAGCAACGTTGTGAGCAAATGCGCGCCGTCAATCCTAAGTACATTTTGCGCAATTATCTCGCGCAACAGGCGATCGACAAAGCGCAGCAGGGCGATTTTTCGGAGGTGCATACCCTAGCCAAGCTACTGAAAAATCCCTATGACGAGCAAGCCGAAATGGAAGCGTATGCTCACCTTCCTCCTGAATGGGGTAAGAAGATGGTCATCAGTTGCTCTTCTTAA
- a CDS encoding methyl-accepting chemotaxis protein — translation MFNRLSIKQKLMLPIGLLTLVIVATTLINVLQANKQAELNSMLNTQVQPVMDSLEDGYRDIYQVITAAQGILLAQSQSEVDYHIGEFKDNAYNVEPRVGKVRELFNAGLLPESERQQLTNLTSAAKAWLALYEPMFAQPKNAAGYYQDNRRQFEQQFAVLRQQLVSIRSLIEQVQGQLREEVERSIDYSVYVIEAGAVISIALVLLSFVMAKQLILKPIEGISHAMAEIASGDGDLSKRMVATSDDELGLLAGAFNQFVSRIHSTVEQVIISSNAVRAEMENIKTLTQTVAEFSGQQQQESEMVATAVNEMQMTSQSVAENANEAASASHKANREADNTNAILKTTVSSIQSLAGEVDNASQVIHNLDLDVANIASILDVIRGIADQTNLLALNAAIEAARAGEQGRGFAVVADEVRSLASRTQESTGEIQSMIEKLQQGAREAVAVMQASKERGHDTIDNAGKASDSLAEIIGSISLMSQMNSQIATAASEQTSVSDEVNNNVMHILENSHHMVEMVSSAENACLSLAGQCETLDDLVAQFKV, via the coding sequence ATGTTCAATCGACTCTCAATTAAACAGAAGCTGATGCTGCCCATTGGCTTACTGACATTGGTGATCGTTGCGACGACACTGATCAATGTGCTGCAAGCCAATAAACAAGCTGAGCTTAATTCAATGCTCAATACTCAAGTGCAGCCGGTGATGGATAGCTTAGAAGATGGTTATCGAGACATTTACCAAGTGATCACAGCTGCTCAAGGAATATTACTGGCGCAGTCACAAAGCGAGGTGGATTATCACATTGGTGAGTTTAAAGATAATGCCTACAACGTCGAACCGAGAGTTGGCAAAGTCCGAGAGCTGTTTAATGCCGGTTTGTTGCCAGAATCGGAGCGTCAGCAACTGACGAATCTAACGAGTGCCGCAAAAGCGTGGTTAGCGCTTTATGAGCCGATGTTTGCCCAGCCAAAAAATGCGGCGGGTTACTACCAAGATAACCGTCGCCAGTTTGAGCAGCAATTTGCCGTATTGCGCCAGCAACTGGTTTCCATTCGCAGCTTAATCGAGCAAGTGCAAGGGCAACTAAGAGAAGAGGTTGAACGTTCGATTGATTACAGTGTGTATGTGATTGAAGCTGGGGCGGTTATCTCCATCGCATTGGTGCTGCTCTCTTTCGTCATGGCCAAGCAATTAATTCTTAAACCCATAGAAGGCATTAGTCACGCCATGGCGGAAATCGCGTCAGGGGATGGCGATCTCTCAAAACGCATGGTGGCGACCAGTGACGACGAACTCGGACTACTGGCAGGCGCATTTAATCAATTTGTTTCTCGGATCCACTCCACAGTCGAGCAGGTGATTATTTCCTCCAACGCGGTTCGCGCTGAAATGGAGAACATCAAAACGCTGACGCAAACGGTGGCCGAGTTCTCAGGCCAGCAGCAACAAGAAAGTGAGATGGTGGCCACCGCGGTTAACGAAATGCAGATGACCAGCCAGTCGGTTGCCGAGAATGCCAATGAAGCGGCGTCGGCCAGTCATAAAGCCAACCGCGAAGCGGACAACACCAACGCCATTTTGAAGACCACCGTCAGCTCTATTCAAAGTCTCGCCGGGGAAGTGGATAACGCCAGCCAAGTCATTCACAACCTGGATCTCGATGTAGCGAACATTGCCTCTATTCTTGATGTGATTCGAGGCATTGCCGATCAAACCAATCTGCTGGCGCTAAACGCAGCGATCGAAGCGGCTCGCGCCGGTGAGCAAGGTCGTGGCTTTGCCGTGGTGGCCGATGAAGTGCGTTCGCTCGCTAGCCGTACTCAAGAAAGCACGGGTGAAATTCAATCGATGATCGAAAAACTGCAACAAGGGGCGCGAGAAGCGGTTGCGGTGATGCAAGCGAGTAAAGAGCGTGGCCACGATACGATTGATAATGCAGGTAAAGCCAGTGATTCGCTGGCAGAAATCATCGGATCGATTTCGTTGATGAGCCAAATGAACTCACAAATTGCGACCGCCGCCAGCGAGCAAACCAGTGTCAGCGATGAGGTCAACAACAATGTGATGCACATTTTGGAAAACAGTCATCACATGGTGGAAATGGTCAGCAGTGCAGAAAATGCTTGTCTATCGTTGGCTGGTCAGTGCGAAACATTGGACGACTTGGTCGCGCAGTTCAAAGTTTAG